ATTTTGGGCATCCTTTTGACTGTTTGTGTTGGTTGTTTAATGATACACAAATTACTGAATTTTAGTAATATGCAGCGAGGATGCCCCTTATTATTTTAAATTAACTTTTTAAACATACCTTCTCATAGCTCATAGCTAAAAAGGTTTTAGAGGAACATCGAGCTGAACGAAAGGTTTACACCGATCTGAGCGAGCAGGATATCAGTTTTTGATTTTCTTGTGTTGTATGAAACTGTTGCATTTTGGGTGTTTATTATGACATCACCCTCGGTGAGGTATTCAGCTTTTGTACCCATGAGGTATCTCGCCTTTATATCAACCATCACTCTTGTGCCCATTTGATCGTACACTGTGAACATCAATCCGGCACCACCTCCGTAGCTGAAAGCCCAGTCGCTGAAATTCTGATCAGATATGGTTTCTTTTCCGGAAAATCTTTCAAGAAGTGAAGTCTGGGTGTACATGTACGAACCACCTGCGATCAACTCAACATATGGCTTGAAGAGGGTGCTGGGTGGAGCAATACGAATCAGAGCATGTCCCAAAACAATGTTGTTTGATCTGGTAACATCAACAGTCAGGTCAGGGATAGTGTTGCTGAGAGGTGCTCTTCTTGTTTCATTTCCATAATTAACAAACGCAAGATCGAAACCCCATTCGACAGGTACACCGGGTGCTGTGGGGAAAAGAATTTCACCACCGATACCGATACCGGTTCTTGAGAGGTTGTCTTTGAATTCACCCTGTGGGAAACCGAGAGTAAAATTTATGCCAAAACTTTGAGCAATAGCCTGTGATGAAAATATCATTAAGGCAGCGGCAACAATAAATATATTCTTCTTGTTCATGATCTTCCTGATTAAGTTTATTAAAAACTAAAGTGGCAATATAACAAAATGTAGAGATTAATATTGTTAAATTACCCTGTAAGTTTTTCAGAAATTGTTGGAGTAACATGGGAAAAATAGTAACAGAGACCCTTATACGCCTCGTAATTGTATTAACGGCGGTATATTTTATAAGAATGGCATTTCCCGATGACAAATTTTGGCTGATCCTGGCCATAACTGCTGTTATTGGGGGTGTAGTTCTCCCTGCTTACAATTCGTACACCGGTTTTTACAAAAGTAACAGGGAGATAATTGAAAACTCCATCTGTTCGAAATGCCGCCACTTTGATGAATCCGCAGTTCTCTGCAAAAAGTATGAAAGCCACCCGAGACCCGATTTTATTCCATGCGACGGGAAAGAATTTGAGGGGTAGAACTGTTTAATTTCTAAATTGGTTTTAATTATATTGTGTTATTATTTTAATCAATTATTATTCAGATATGAGCCCATTAATGAAGAGATCAATTGCAGCAGTGGCGTTTGTTGTGCTGGTGTTCACCGTGGTGTTGATGGTGACCCCTGTACAGTCGCAAACACTTAAAAATGCCTTCCCAAACATCACAATTCCCAATCCTGTTGACCTTCAGTCACCAATGGATGAGACGAACAGAATTTTTGTTGTCTCTCAGCAGGGGCGAATATTCGTCTTCCCGAACAGAAGTGATGCCTCGAATCCTAAAACTTTTCTCGATCTGACCGACCGTGTTCTTTACGGTGGTGAACAGGGGTTACTCGGACTTGCATTTCACCCCAACTTCATAAAAAACGGCTTCTTTTATGTCAATTATACCGCAAGCAATCCCCGAAGAACGATAATTTCCCGTTTTCAGGTTTCAAATGTGAATGGCGACTCCGCTGTAAAAGCATCAGAATATATTTTAATGACCTACAACCAGCCCTTTTCAAACCACAATGGCGGTCAGGTGAGTTTTGGTCCTGATGGTTATCTCTATATTGCTGCAGGAGATGGCGGCTCCTCGGGTGATCCTCAGGGAAACGGACAAAACAAGGCTGCACTTCTGGGAAAGATTTTAAGAATTGATGTGAACGGCACTTCCCCCGGAAAAAATTACGCAATCCCTCCCGATAATCCATTTGCAGGCAACACACAGGGATGGGCAGAGGAGGTTTACGCTTACGGAATGAGGAATCCCTGGCGGTTCAGTTTCGATCTTGCAACCAACAAACTCTGGGTTGCAGATGTGGGGCAAAACATGTGGGAAGAGATAAATATCGTAGAAAAAGGGGGTAACTATGGCTGGAAAATCATGGAGTCGTTCCATTGCTACAGTCCGTCGACAAGCTGTGACACCACAGGTTTAAAGCTCCCGATTTGGGAATATGCCCACAATTCCACAGGCGGATATTCGATCACGGGTGGCTTCGTTTACAGAGGGAACAAAAACCCGAAGCTTACTGGTAAGTATATCTATGCCGATTATGTCTCAAAAAGGATTTGGGCTCTGAAATATACTCCCGGACAGCCCGTTCAAAATGAAGTACTGCTTAATAATTCAGGACTTTCAATAGTCTCTTTTGGTGAAGACAACTTCAAAAACCTTTATATCCTCGATTATTCAGGCAAGATTTATATGTTCGAACCGCAGGTGGATGCTGTTGATGCAATTCCACAGTTTACAGGTGGAGATTTTGCAGCACTCAAACAGAATTACCCGAATCCTTTCAATCCCTCCACTTCAATATCATTCTCCCTTGCAAAAGAAAGCAGCGTAAAACTCGAAGTGTATGACATTTTCGGATCACTTATTGAAGAGATCAAAAAAGGGGTTTATAACGCCGGTGAATTTGTCTTCGGCTGGGAACCGAATCGACTCGCATCAGGTACCTACCTTATCAGAATGACCGCCTCCGCCACCGATGGCAAAGGAATAGAAACCCAAACCATCAAGGCACTGTTTATGAAATAATGATGAATATTTGAAGGCTGAAATACGAAGGCTGAATATTTGAAGAATGGTTCCACGGATATCACGGATTTAGCACAGATTTCACGGATGGGATTTTGAGCCCTTGTGGCTACATGTGGTCAGGGGACGCTGATACACGCAGATTAGACGGAATTACGCAGATGCGATTTTGGCCCCGGATGGGGTCATGTATGGGTAGAGATGGTTCCACGGATGCGATTTTGGCCCCGGATGGGGTCATGTATGGGTAGAGATGGTTCCACGGATGTGATTTTGGCCCCGGATGGGGTCATGTATGGGTAGAGATGGTTCCACGGATGTGATTTTGGCCCCGGATGGGGTCATGTATGGGTAGAGATGGTTCCACGGATGTGATTTTGGCTCCGGATGGGGTCATGTATGGGTAGAGATGGTTCCACGGATATCACGGATTTAACACAGATGGACACAGATGGATTTTGAGCCCTTGTGGCGACATGTGTGTAGGGGACGCAGATACACGCAGATTAAACAGATCGTCGCTTTTTATCCTTATCATCTTAAATTTTGTCGGTTGGACAATCGGGACGATTGTCACTCCTCTTCAGATTTCCCGGGTTTTTCGGCAAAACATTCATACCTGATAACTCATAAATCATAACTAACTACCCTTCTGCGAAATTCCGTTTAATCTGCGTGTATCCGCGTCCCCTAAAAATCCTTCCGTGTAAAATCCGTGACATCCGTGGAACTATCTCTATTCAACCCCCTATTTCAACAAATCTGCCAGAGCATCATCTATTTCGGGGAATGTAAACTTGAACCCTGTTTTTTCGGTGTATGCGGGGACAACCTTCTGGCTTTCGAGGATGGTAGCCGACATTTCACCAAACATGAGTTTCACCGCAAATGAAGGGACTTTCATCAGCGACGGTTTCTTGAGTGCCTTACCCAACTGAAATGCGAATACATCCATCGTTATGGGAGTGGGGGAAACGCCGTTGAACACACCATCCTGCGGATTGTCGATCAGGTGAAGATAAAAATTGACTATGTCGTCGATGTGTATCCATGACATCCACTGGGTGCCGCTACCGATGGGACCGCCCACCATAAATCTATATGCAGGGATCATCTTTTTTAGTGCACCGCCTTCGGGTGAAAGTACCACACCTGTTCTCACAATCGAAACTTTCACTCTGTATTGTTCCGCAAGGAGTGCCTGTTTTTCCCAGGCATCGCACACATCAGAGAGGAATCCTTCCCCTTTGCGGGAGGTTTCATCCACTTCTTCGTCTCCTGTATTTCCGTAGAATCCTGTTGCAGAGGAGGAAATCAGCACTTCCGGTTTTTTCTCCAAAAGTGAGATGGCGTGAATGAGTGCATCGGTGGTTTGGACACGGCTGTTGAGAATGACCATTTTATAAGGCTCGCTCCATCTTTCAGCAACTGAAGCTCCCGCAAGGTTTACAAAAGCTGCGGCTCCCTCAAGTTTTGAGAGGACGGGCTTGGGATCGCGGTAGTCCCACTTCACAAATTCATTTATATAAGCCATTCCGCGGGCTTGAACTGGATCCCGCGTTATCACAACAGGGACATCGCCCCGTTCGTATATTTTTTTGCAAAGGTGCTTGCCGATTAAGCCAGTAGCACCAGTGAGTACAATTCGTTTTGCCATTACGATAATCCTGATTTTTCGGTTTCCAATAGTAACAAAAATCGAAGTCATTTAATTTCAGTATTTTTGTAAAAAACAATCATTCTTTTTTGAAAAGGATCCAATGACGAATTTTGGACGACGGTTTGCCTCTTTCTTCCCGGCATTTATACTTTTTACGACAGCTTCATTTTCTCAATATTCACCAACCTCACCTTACCTGAATGATCCCGACAGGCTCATTGGATATGTTGACAGTTGTGCGAAATTCTGGTTTAACTCATACGATGCGACTTATGGCGGATTTTACACAAATGTGGACAGGATGGGGAATGTTATCACATCTTGGGGGACAAACAAGAAACCGCTGACGCAAACCCGTCACGCCTATGCTTTTTCAAAGGCTTTTATGCTTACTGGAAATGAAGTGTATCTGCAAAAAGCTCAGGACGCTCTCTCGTTTTTATACGGTAAGGCATGGGATAACACAAACGGCGGCTGGTATGGCGATCTGACACGGCAAGGCTCTCCAGTATCATCATCCTCCGCCAAAACGGCTTTTGACGCACATTACGCACTTTTGGGAATCGCTTCCATGTATGAGGCTACCCGCGATCCGCTTGCCGAGTCATGGTTCAAAAAGGGATACGACCTCCTCGAAAACAGGTACTGGGACAGAGGCTCTGCTTTCGGATATTTCGATCAGGCAACAGCGAATTTTTCCACCCTGTCAGGCAAAAGTTTTAACGCAACTGTGGATGCCCTGACTACACATCTCCTCTTGATGAGCAGACTGACGGGAGAAACAAAGTACATCACCAAAGTCGACTCGGTTGTTTTGAACATCCTCAACAGGCTTGTGCCTACGATGGACAGCCAGCAAATCGGGTTTGCAGAGTTGTATAATAATGACTGGAGCATAAACCAGTCTGAAACCATGACGATAATGGGACATGTTCTCAAAACTGCATGGGTGCTCGGAAGGGCGTACAGACTTGACCCCAAACCGGAGTATATAACAGCCGCAAGGAAGCTTTTTAATAATGTCCTGCTGAAAGGATATGATCACATTTACGGCGCACCCTACAAGGATTACAACAGAACAACAGGTCAGATGCTTCTTTGGGGGATTCAGGATTCCGCAAAGGCATGGTGGCAGGTTGAGCAGGCAATAACAGGTGGATTGGAACTTTGGGACATAACAAAAGATGATGAATACCTTAAAGCAGCTGATGAGAGTATAAGTTTCTTTATGAATTACTTTGTTGATCGCACCTATGGAGAAGTTTACGAGAATACAATGCGAAGGGGGGGCAGAGTATGGGGCGAGCATAAAGGAAACGGTTTCAAAGCGGCATATCATTCGGTTGAACTCGGTTACCTCACATATCTGTACTCAAAAATATATCTCGCAAAACAGCCATTCTCTCTCTATTACAAATTTTCTCCATCGATTACTCCGAGAGCAATGAAAGTATCACCACTTCTTACCTCAACAGGGAAGTTGATCATTTCGGATGTTACGCTTGATGGAGCTCCATTTGCTTCATTTAATCCAAGTACCCTCGAGCTGTATCTCTCTTCAAACATGGGTGGAAAATTCAAAGTGACCTTTCAGCCACAGGAACTTTCCTCAATCGCAGATCAGGAGCAGGGTTTCCCCTCGGAAATGGTGCTGAATCAGAACTATCCCAATCCCTTCAATCCCGTTACGAACATATCGTTTGAACTTAAAAACGGTTCTGAAGTGTTGATACGAGTATATGATGTGATGGGAAATGAAGTTGCGACTCCTTTCGCAGGTTACAAGTCCGCAGGGAAACACAGTATAATATTTGATGCCTCCGGACTGAATTCGGGAGTTTATTTCTACACACTTAAAACAGGTACAGGAACGCAAAGCCGGAAAATGACGCTCTTAAAATGACACAGAACAGAATGAAAAAATATGATCTCGCCGTCTTTGATATGGACGGAACTCTCTTCGATTCAGCCGATACAATTTATCATGCTGCGATAAAAACTTTCGATGCACTCGGCATGAAAAATGTCAATTTCCCGCGTGACAGGTTCGAAACACAGATCGGTGCCCATTTTGCAGATATCTTTGTCGAATTTGGAATTGAAGTCCCCGATATAGAGCATTATATCGATGTCTATAAAGGAATTTATTTCGATTTTATAGATGATACAAAATTTTATCCCGGTATTCCGGAACTTCTCGACTCCCTGAAGGATTCAGGAGTAAAGCTTGGACTTTTGACAACAAAAAATCAGCATCAGACTGAAAGAATAGCAGACCATTTCAATCTTCATCAGTGGTTTGAAGTGTTGATGGGACGGAAACCTGGAATAAAGATAAAGCCCGATCCGGAGCCGCTCGAACTGATTATCTCACATTTTGGAGCTGAAAAATCGGGTACCGTTATGATTGGTGACACGGAATTCGACATCGGATGTGGACAAAACGCAGGAGTGGACACCATTGCACTTGGATTCGGGTACAGGGATGAGAAATCATTACTGGATTTAAAGCCAACATACTATGCGGCCACGGTGGAGGAGCTGAAAGGGATATTGTTCTCTAAATAAAACTTCAGCCAATTATTTGTTCAACTTTTTAACACATATTTTAACCGCACATGAAAAAAATCCTGATACTTTTTGCACACCCTGCACTTGAGAAGTCACGGGTGAATAAAAAACTCGTCTCAATTGCAAAGAAAACCGAAGGAATCACCTTTCGTGATCTTTATGAAATTTATCCCCGTTTCGATATTGATGTAAAAAGAGAGCAAAAGCTGTTGCTCGAACACGATATCATCATTTTCCACCATCCTTTTTACTGGTACAGTTGCCCGCCTCTGCTGAAACAGTGGATTGATCTCGTTCTTGAACACGGCTGGGCATACGGCTCGAAAGGTAATGCACTTGCGGGTAAAGCCGGACTGAATATCATCACAGCGGGTGGCAGAGAGATTGCATACACAAAAGAAGGTTTGAACAAGCACACCGTATGGGAGTTCCTCGCCCCGTTCAGACAGTCGTTTGCACTTTGCAAAATGGTGCCGCTCCCCTCTTTCGTAATTTACGGTACCCACCGCCTGGATAAAGAGGGAATTGAGAGAAGTGCTGCTGACTATCGCAAGGTTCTCGAAATGTTGCGGGATGAAAAATTAGATGAGGCACAACTACAAAAAATTCAATATTTAAACGATCTTCTAACACCTGAAGCGGAGGCATAATATGCACGAAGGAGGATTTTTCTATCAGGCGTTTCTTTACCTTGTAACTGCAGTTGTCACAGTGCCGATTGCAAAGAGGCTGGGGCTCGGATCGGTTCTCGGTTATCTCATCGGAGGAATTATTATCGGTCCCGCACTCCTCGGACTTGTTGGAAATGAGGGACAGGATATTATGCATTTCGCTGAATTCGGGGTTGTAATGATGCTTTTTGTGATCGGATTGGAGCTGGAACCGTCCCTTCTCTGGCGGCTTCGTGCTTCCATTCTCGGAATGGGTGGTCTCCAGATTGGCTTGACCGCACTCCTGGCGGGTGGTGTTGCGTTTGCCTTCGGACTGTCTTGGCAAGCATCACTTGCCATCGGATTTACTCTGTCTCTCTCCTCCACAGCAATAGTGATGCAGACACTTCAGGAAAAAGGACTCATTAAATCAGGGGCGGGCCAAAGCTCCTTTTCCGTGCTGCTTTTTCAGGACATCGCAGTCATCCCGATACTTGCGATATTTCCTCTTCTCGCCACCACAAACACAACAGCGCCTGTAAATGCACATCCTTCATTCATGGAAACACTTCCGGCATGGCTGCAGACGCTTTTTGTTATCGGCGCAGTAGGGGTGATAGTTCTCGCAGGGAAATATCTCTTGAATCATGTTTTCAGAATAGTCGCAAAAACCGCGATGCGTGAAATTTTTACGGCGATGGTCCTCCTTTTGGTCATCGGTATTGCGTTGTTGATGAACTTTGTGGGTTTAAGTCCCGCGCTTGGTGCATTTGTTGCGGGGGTCGTGCTTGCAAACAGCGAGTACAGGCACGAACTCGAGAGTGACATTGATCCTTTTAAGGGATTGCTGTTGGGGCTGTTTTTTATATCCGTGGGTGCGAGCATCAACTTCGGTTTGATCACAGGGCAGCCGGTTACAATTCTGCTCCTTACTTTCGGTTTGATGCTGACAAAAGCTGCGGTTGTTTTTGCGATCGGGAAGATTTTCCGTCTGGGAAATGGCGAAAGTTCAATATTTGCAGTCGCCCTTGCTCAGGTGGGAGAGTTCGCGTTTGTACTCTTCTCCTTCTCATCTTCACTTGGGATTCTTGACTCCAATACCACGGGAATTCTGACTGCTGTTGTGGCAATCAGCATGGCACTTACACCTTTTATCTTTACACTCAACGAAAAAGTTATTCTGCCGTTTCTCTCCCGCTCCACAATAAAACCCGAACGGGATGAGGATAAAATCGAGGAAAAAGGTAATGTGATAATCGCAGGGTTCGGCAGATTCGGTAATACCGCAGGAAGGTTCCTCAGGGCTAACGGTATTTTCCCGACCGTTATCGACAACGATTCGGATCGTGTGGAGACACTCCGAAAACTCGGAATCAAGGTGTATTACGGAGAACCCACCCGCCACGATCTCCTCCATGCAGCAGGGGCTGAAGACACGAAAATTATAATTATTGCACTCGATATCCCCGAAAAAGTGCTTGAAATGGTGCACACAGTTAAAAAACACTTTCCTCATGCAAAAATTCTCGCGAGGGCATACGACAGATCCGATGCCTACGAGTTGATGGATGCCGGAGTTGATAAAGTTTACCGGGAAACACTTGACACCTCATTAAGGATGGGTGCGGATACACTAAAATATCTCGGATACAGGGCGTATCAAACCGAAAGGATGAGCCACATCTTCTTCAGACACGATGAACAGAATCTGAAGGAACTGGCTGCCCACAGAAAGGACAGGTCGGAATATCTCTCCGCTGCGAGACAGGCTATCGAGGAACTGGAAGAAATAATAAAGGAAGATTTTAAAGATACAGATATCAGCAGGGATGCCGGTTGGGATTCCGAATCGCTCAGGGAGGAATTCGGAAAATCCTGAGATTTGAATGCTCTTGCATATCTGCCCGGAAAAGAGTAATTTGCAGGAGGAAAACAACCAAATTCAGATGAAGAAATTTAATAATTCGCTGTTGATTGTAATATATCTTGTTTCCGGACTCCTGGCGGGTTCGGCAAGCGGATTATTGTTGTCTTCCTCGCAGATTACCATCTCGACTACGAAGGGAAACCCCCGGACTCAGTACTTCACTTCCGCGAAAATTCCGACTCACATCGCCCCTGCCTCCTTCACGGAAATCGATGTTCATGATTTTTGTACGGGAATTGAAACACCTGATACAGACCCGGTAATCTTTCGGCAGGTAGAGTCCGGACTCCGTTTCCAGGCTCCAATTCTTACACTTCCATTAAATAAAGCCCCGCCCTTTATTCTCTCTTAGAACTTATCGTTAATTAATTTTTTTCGGACGATCCCGTTTGAGGTGCATAATGCCGCATTCCGTTCGTTCCGTAATTTAAACTTAAGAGAGATTAATATGAAAACTGAAGAAAAAGATGATTCAGGCATCTATGGCACGGTATTATTTGTAGTGCTTGGCGTTGGAGTAGTGCTCCTTTTATTAAAAGCAGTAATAGGATTTTAAAATGGAAACATCATCCCTCATTTTAATGGTTACTGTGTGGGTTGTTGTGATTTCATTTCTCACATATTTCCTTAGAAAAGCAGTGAAAACACAGAAAAAAGAGTGATGGCTTTACAGGAGTTTCCAAATGATGTATCATTTCCGGGATATTTTCTGAATGAATTGAGAATTATGTTTCAAAACATGATTCAACAATTTAGGAGCAAGGTTTTATGGACCCGTTGGAAAATCTGATTAACTACATCACCCGTGATACTGTTTTGTTTGCGGCGGTGCAGGCGATGGTAATCATCCCTGCACTCGTCTCAATAATTTATGAGTTCAACTCGAGTAAAAAAAGGAAAATCATCCCCGGGGAAACCCTGCCTTCAACGGAAAGTAAAACCCCCGACCCGTCCATCCGCCTTCAAAAGGTTTTGTACCCCGCCACTTTAATATTTTTCGCAGCAGTCTGCTTCGCAAATGATGAGATAGCCGGTCACCGGATTTTCTGGCTTGCGCTCGATTTCGGGCTGGTTACATGGTTGCTCCTGTTTAGCCGGTGGGTGAGTGAGAGATTCGTGTAGTTAGAGCCGCTATGCAGTAGTGTATCAAAAGCTATTATTTACATTTGTCGATTGCGGGGATTATGTGATTATTTTAAAAATCACATCCTGCCCGATTGACGAAAGATATATTTTGCATTTATCATAATTTAAATTATCTTTGTGTACCTTTTGTACCGATTTTACATATTCGGCATTTCACGATAATTAATTTAAGATTAAATGTGTTACGAACAGTTATTTGGGTATGATGGAAGCAATGACTGAATTTTGTCGAAGTAAAGGTTGCAAAAAACTGAGTAGATAACTTAACAATCTCTTCAAAATTATTGGAGCAACCATGTTCTGTCCTAATTGTGGGTCAACAGTCTCCGGTGGCAGCAGCTTCTGTGCCAGTTGTGGTGCCTCGCTTAATTCATCACGACCTCCCTACCAATCACCTAATCCACACAACGGTGGACAACCATCACCTTACGGTACACCCTATCCCCAACAAAGATCAAATAAAAGTCCGGGACTTGCCCTTGTGCTTTCTCTTCTTATTGTGGGCGGAGGGCAGTTTTATAACGGACAGATAAGCAAAGGTTTCATGTACCTTGGCGGAGCCGTCATTCTTGGAATGCTTTCGTTTTCAATTGGCTGGTTTCTTGTTGCCATCGGTTCAGCCATTGATGCTTATCAGACTGCAAAAACGCTTTAGAACCGTTACATGATCGGAATTTATCGTCCTCTGCGCTCTGATTTAAGTCGTGAAGCGCTCGATTTCGTAAATGCGATACACTGCACAGGTTGTATTGCCGGTAAAAATTACCGAGGCAGGTTATCAACACTTTTTTATCCATATGAAACCGATCTGCTGCTTTTGTTGGCATACGGATTAAAAAAGTCTAAAAATGCAATTGCAAATCATTCTTTTGGCAGGGCTGGTTGCACCATGTTCCCTCCACTCAGAAGGAATTTAGTTCAGGATCAATTTAACATGAACAAAGTTGCTGCTGCATTTTCGACAGTGATGATGTTTGCGGTTTTGGATGATAAAATCAGGGACGAGAACAAAAACTACCTCAAACACTTCAGAGCAAAATACCTTGAAGCACTTCCTGAATCTCTTGATATTCTTGGCATCAAGGTAGACACACCTCCTGATCCCCGTCTTCTGAAACACCTTAATGAGAAAGACGCCAGCACATTTCCTGATTATCTGGAACTTTTTGAGCCGTTTGTTGCAGGGCTTTGGATCGCTGCACTAAATCGACTTAACACAGGAATGTCTCAGGAGTTTATTGCAAAGCTTGCAAGAAATCTGAGTGATATAATGCTTCTGGTCGACATGATCAGCGATTTTGAAAGTGACAGACTGAATGGACAGTTTAATCCGCTTCGAGATCAAAACAAACTGATGGAGGCCGAAGATCAGTTGAATTCCACAGTTTCAGCGACTTCAATGATGATCAGAGGAGTTGCTGAACCGTACAAGGAAATATTAATTAACATCCTCTCAAAGGGGATTTATTCAATACTACATAAACGCCGGAAAAAATATGACGCGTGATGAAGCCTTAAGTATTTTAAAATTACCTCCAAATCCAACCACACAGGATATCCTAAAAGCGTACCGGGCACTATCCATGAAGTATCATCCCGATCTGTATCAGACCTCGGATGATGCTGTGAAAGAAGTGATGCATGAAAAGTTTCTACAGATTACAGCGGCAAAAGAATTTTTGCTTTCCTCACAATCAGATTCAAGCACTTCGAACAGTTCGGGACAGAATTACGGACAAAGTGCGGGTAATGATTTCAATTCTGACTATCTAAGGGCA
This is a stretch of genomic DNA from Bacteroidota bacterium. It encodes these proteins:
- a CDS encoding outer membrane beta-barrel protein; this translates as MNKKNIFIVAAALMIFSSQAIAQSFGINFTLGFPQGEFKDNLSRTGIGIGGEILFPTAPGVPVEWGFDLAFVNYGNETRRAPLSNTIPDLTVDVTRSNNIVLGHALIRIAPPSTLFKPYVELIAGGSYMYTQTSLLERFSGKETISDQNFSDWAFSYGGGAGLMFTVYDQMGTRVMVDIKARYLMGTKAEYLTEGDVIINTQNATVSYNTRKSKTDILLAQIGVNLSFSSMFL
- a CDS encoding zinc-ribbon domain-containing protein is translated as MFCPNCGSTVSGGSSFCASCGASLNSSRPPYQSPNPHNGGQPSPYGTPYPQQRSNKSPGLALVLSLLIVGGGQFYNGQISKGFMYLGGAVILGMLSFSIGWFLVAIGSAIDAYQTAKTL
- a CDS encoding PQQ-dependent sugar dehydrogenase; amino-acid sequence: MKRSIAAVAFVVLVFTVVLMVTPVQSQTLKNAFPNITIPNPVDLQSPMDETNRIFVVSQQGRIFVFPNRSDASNPKTFLDLTDRVLYGGEQGLLGLAFHPNFIKNGFFYVNYTASNPRRTIISRFQVSNVNGDSAVKASEYILMTYNQPFSNHNGGQVSFGPDGYLYIAAGDGGSSGDPQGNGQNKAALLGKILRIDVNGTSPGKNYAIPPDNPFAGNTQGWAEEVYAYGMRNPWRFSFDLATNKLWVADVGQNMWEEINIVEKGGNYGWKIMESFHCYSPSTSCDTTGLKLPIWEYAHNSTGGYSITGGFVYRGNKNPKLTGKYIYADYVSKRIWALKYTPGQPVQNEVLLNNSGLSIVSFGEDNFKNLYILDYSGKIYMFEPQVDAVDAIPQFTGGDFAALKQNYPNPFNPSTSISFSLAKESSVKLEVYDIFGSLIEEIKKGVYNAGEFVFGWEPNRLASGTYLIRMTASATDGKGIETQTIKALFMK
- a CDS encoding TIGR01777 family oxidoreductase, which produces MAKRIVLTGATGLIGKHLCKKIYERGDVPVVITRDPVQARGMAYINEFVKWDYRDPKPVLSKLEGAAAFVNLAGASVAERWSEPYKMVILNSRVQTTDALIHAISLLEKKPEVLISSSATGFYGNTGDEEVDETSRKGEGFLSDVCDAWEKQALLAEQYRVKVSIVRTGVVLSPEGGALKKMIPAYRFMVGGPIGSGTQWMSWIHIDDIVNFYLHLIDNPQDGVFNGVSPTPITMDVFAFQLGKALKKPSLMKVPSFAVKLMFGEMSATILESQKVVPAYTEKTGFKFTFPEIDDALADLLK
- a CDS encoding HAD family hydrolase, coding for MKKYDLAVFDMDGTLFDSADTIYHAAIKTFDALGMKNVNFPRDRFETQIGAHFADIFVEFGIEVPDIEHYIDVYKGIYFDFIDDTKFYPGIPELLDSLKDSGVKLGLLTTKNQHQTERIADHFNLHQWFEVLMGRKPGIKIKPDPEPLELIISHFGAEKSGTVMIGDTEFDIGCGQNAGVDTIALGFGYRDEKSLLDLKPTYYAATVEELKGILFSK
- a CDS encoding monovalent cation:proton antiporter-2 (CPA2) family protein, producing the protein MHEGGFFYQAFLYLVTAVVTVPIAKRLGLGSVLGYLIGGIIIGPALLGLVGNEGQDIMHFAEFGVVMMLFVIGLELEPSLLWRLRASILGMGGLQIGLTALLAGGVAFAFGLSWQASLAIGFTLSLSSTAIVMQTLQEKGLIKSGAGQSSFSVLLFQDIAVIPILAIFPLLATTNTTAPVNAHPSFMETLPAWLQTLFVIGAVGVIVLAGKYLLNHVFRIVAKTAMREIFTAMVLLLVIGIALLMNFVGLSPALGAFVAGVVLANSEYRHELESDIDPFKGLLLGLFFISVGASINFGLITGQPVTILLLTFGLMLTKAAVVFAIGKIFRLGNGESSIFAVALAQVGEFAFVLFSFSSSLGILDSNTTGILTAVVAISMALTPFIFTLNEKVILPFLSRSTIKPERDEDKIEEKGNVIIAGFGRFGNTAGRFLRANGIFPTVIDNDSDRVETLRKLGIKVYYGEPTRHDLLHAAGAEDTKIIIIALDIPEKVLEMVHTVKKHFPHAKILARAYDRSDAYELMDAGVDKVYRETLDTSLRMGADTLKYLGYRAYQTERMSHIFFRHDEQNLKELAAHRKDRSEYLSAARQAIEELEEIIKEDFKDTDISRDAGWDSESLREEFGKS
- a CDS encoding NAD(P)H-dependent oxidoreductase produces the protein MKKILILFAHPALEKSRVNKKLVSIAKKTEGITFRDLYEIYPRFDIDVKREQKLLLEHDIIIFHHPFYWYSCPPLLKQWIDLVLEHGWAYGSKGNALAGKAGLNIITAGGREIAYTKEGLNKHTVWEFLAPFRQSFALCKMVPLPSFVIYGTHRLDKEGIERSAADYRKVLEMLRDEKLDEAQLQKIQYLNDLLTPEAEA
- a CDS encoding AGE family epimerase/isomerase, coding for MTNFGRRFASFFPAFILFTTASFSQYSPTSPYLNDPDRLIGYVDSCAKFWFNSYDATYGGFYTNVDRMGNVITSWGTNKKPLTQTRHAYAFSKAFMLTGNEVYLQKAQDALSFLYGKAWDNTNGGWYGDLTRQGSPVSSSSAKTAFDAHYALLGIASMYEATRDPLAESWFKKGYDLLENRYWDRGSAFGYFDQATANFSTLSGKSFNATVDALTTHLLLMSRLTGETKYITKVDSVVLNILNRLVPTMDSQQIGFAELYNNDWSINQSETMTIMGHVLKTAWVLGRAYRLDPKPEYITAARKLFNNVLLKGYDHIYGAPYKDYNRTTGQMLLWGIQDSAKAWWQVEQAITGGLELWDITKDDEYLKAADESISFFMNYFVDRTYGEVYENTMRRGGRVWGEHKGNGFKAAYHSVELGYLTYLYSKIYLAKQPFSLYYKFSPSITPRAMKVSPLLTSTGKLIISDVTLDGAPFASFNPSTLELYLSSNMGGKFKVTFQPQELSSIADQEQGFPSEMVLNQNYPNPFNPVTNISFELKNGSEVLIRVYDVMGNEVATPFAGYKSAGKHSIIFDASGLNSGVYFYTLKTGTGTQSRKMTLLK